The Synechococcales cyanobacterium T60_A2020_003 genome contains the following window.
GCATCAGGATGCTCGAAAATCAAGCGTCCAGTAGAATCAAGCAGTGTGAGAGAGGCGGATTGATACCAGTGGGCGATCGCAGGCAGGTGAAACCATAGCGAATCAAAATCTATGACCGCTTTGGTGGAAAGCTCCCAAATCAGAAATAGAGCGACAAGAATTCCCGCATTGCTGAGGAGCAATTCGGTTTTCCTGAAAGCAACGTTTAATCCTGTCTTCTTGGTATAAACATGAGCATTTTTGCCGAATCTTCGGAGCAATAGAAGCCCGCTCAAAAAGATCAGCAGGTTGAAGATAATGATGAAGGTCAGGGGGAGCATGTCACCTTTCCTTCGATAAACCAGGATGAGTATCAATAAATAAATAGTCAAGCTGAAGTCCTTTAACCAGATCGCGAAACCCGTCATTCATCAGCCTGACATCATAGCTATTCTTCAAAATTTTGGCGATGTCATCGGCTTTGACACTGGAAGGCACCAGAAATAGCTTGCCTGCTCCATTCACGTTAACATTAGCACTCACGTCATAAGCTGCTTCCTGAATTGAGATTTCACCCCACAAGTAATTGTTGAGGGTCTTGCTGATCTGCTCTGGTTCTAGACAAAACAAGTTATGAATTCCTGGAGAGGGAACATCTATATCCACAACTCCAACTCGATTGCCTAAGGCAGCTACTGTGGTTGCCAAGTTTGCAACAAAGTTGGATTTTCCTGTCCCACCTCGGCTTAGTGGTGCAGAAAACTTTGTCTGTCTTAACGTGAGAATGAAACGACCCTAGAGAATTCAATCCTGCACTCTAACCTGGTTCGTTTCTTCTGAGAAGCACAAGCTGGAGGCGGGTTTCTTTTGGGTAACGCCGCCAGGGAGGACAAAGGTAAGCGCTGATAGCAAAGTCCAGCCAACTGTCGCAAACCCAATTGCAGAAAACTTAAGCCCCGCTTGCCATGCCAATCAAAAGCAACTCGTTGTCTCGCTTGGACGAGCATCCTGCCTAATATCAGCGCAATCAAGATGGCACAGTCAAGCAGCATCAATCAGCAAGTCAGCGCCTGAGCATTCCGCAAGCCGGACTTGAGAACGTCGACAGCGGCAGACTTGTAATCCTTGAAAGGGGGTTCAATCCCCCAAATCGCCGACCGTAAAGTGCAAAGGTTTGCAATCAAGGGGGGTGGTCAGACAGCCCTGCCCAAGTCTCTTTTGCATCGCTCAGTTGAGCCATGGCGAGATGACAGTCCATATCAGTGAAGACCTGCATCAGTGAAGACCTGCACATCCGGGTACAGATAAGCCTGCTGAGGGGGTGGCATGAGTTGTGCCCCCGAGCAGGTTTGACCATTGGTGAGAGTGACTGAGAGATCTGACTTGACCCGAATTGCCCAAGACCACGGCTGCTGCCTCAGCCCACGCACGAGGGCGGCGTGTTCCAAGCCTCGGTCGGCTAACAAGGTGACTTGAACGTCCGGGGGTAGGACTTGTTTGGCACGCTCTAGCAGGGGTTGATACTGCTCAAAGCCCACCATGGCACTGCCATGCGCCAGCACGACTTGAGACAGGGTGAAAGAGCGGCCACCTCAGACAAAACAGATTTCAATCAAACAAAACTGATCCCACAGCATCCTGGTATCGAGGGTGAGCAGCACCGACTCCCCGGCAAAGGCTTGTAGAACAGGGCGCAGAATGGGCTCGTAGAATCGCTCTGCGGTGATTTGCTCGTTATGGACGAAATAACTCTACCGCTCCATGTGGGCGCGGGCTTGGCAACCTCGGTGCTTCAGGTAGGTAAGCCACTCTCCCAAGCCAGCCCTCTTCGATTGCAGGATCGCAGCCACAATTTCTGAAAATCCTTGGAGATGACGCTGGTCTTTGGGCTGTCCCCATTGACGCAGTTGGTCTTGCAGTTGACGATACAAAAAGGGGGGGGCTATTGAATTTCGCTTTGAGTTAGAGAACTTAAGCGTCTCATGGAATGCCCCCTTTCAGCTATTGGTGTCTTGGATTAAGACTTTAGCCACAGCAACCCTTTCAAGACTTCTCTGCACCACTAAGGGACTTTTTCAGTTAATTTTATTGCCAAAGCAATAGATCTCTAGCAATTACTTGCTTTAACAAAATTCAGATGATATGTTATTAGCGGAAAATCGCGATTGCTCTTCAAGTCGCTATTTTTCAGCAAAAAACTTCTGTTGTTCTAGGTAGAACTCTAAGATACCTTTTGCTTTTTCAACATACCTTTACACAGGTTTACAGGTTCAGATTGTGAGATGCAATCGTGCGAGTTAATTCAAGTTCTTTTGAAAGAGTCGATGGTAAGCGGTTAACTCGCTAAGTTTGCAAGTTGCTGAGTTTTTAGAAGCTTTGAGATGAGGCATGATACAGTATGAGTTCCCGATTTCGATACTCGACTATTTTGGGAGTCGTTCTACTTGTCCTGTTTGGGCTGATAACGCGAGTGGGCTGGGCACAGAGCCAGCCATCCGTTAATCTCCCAGACCCAAACATTAATCGCGTTTTATTCCAAAATGTGCGGGTGTTTGATGGCACCTCCCCACAGCTTTCAGCCCCCACCAATGTATTAGTCATTGACAACAAAATCGAGCGCATTTCCACCTCGCCGATTCCTATTCCGGCCGATCTCCGCACCCTCTTAATTGAGGGCGACGGCCGGGTGCTGATGCCGGGGTTGATTGATGCCCATGCTCACCTGTTTTTGGAAGGGGTTGCGGGTCAGGCAGCGCTGTTGGAGGCGGGCGGTGATGTGGATGCCTTGGCTCAGCAGGTGTTTCGGGCTGCTGCCGAAAGCGCTAACCGGATGCTGATGAATGGCTTTACGGGGGCGCGGGATTTAGCCGGGCCAGTGTTTGACCTGAAGAAAGCGATTGATCAGGGCAACTTGATCGGGCCGCGCGTCTGGCCATCGGGTGCGATGATTTCTCAAACCAGCGGACATGGAGACTTTCGCTCGCTGGACGAACTGCCCAGAACCCCGACCTCGGAGCTAAGCCTGGCCGAGAAGTATGGTGTGGGGGCGATCGCCGACGGCGTACCCGAAGTGCTGCGTGCCACCCGCGAGCAACTGATGAGGGGCGCTAGCCAAATTAAGCTGGCAGCCGGTGGCGGCGTGGCTTCTGAATACGATCCCCTTGATGTCGCTCAATACACTGAGGCAGAATTCCGTGCCGCTGTTGATGCAGCCTCAGACTGGAATACCTACGTGACAGTTCATGCCTACACACCAAAGGCAATTCAGACAGCTATTCAAGCCGGGGTGAA
Protein-coding sequences here:
- a CDS encoding amidohydrolase family protein, coding for MSSRFRYSTILGVVLLVLFGLITRVGWAQSQPSVNLPDPNINRVLFQNVRVFDGTSPQLSAPTNVLVIDNKIERISTSPIPIPADLRTLLIEGDGRVLMPGLIDAHAHLFLEGVAGQAALLEAGGDVDALAQQVFRAAAESANRMLMNGFTGARDLAGPVFDLKKAIDQGNLIGPRVWPSGAMISQTSGHGDFRSLDELPRTPTSELSLAEKYGVGAIADGVPEVLRATREQLMRGASQIKLAAGGGVASEYDPLDVAQYTEAEFRAAVDAASDWNTYVTVHAYTPKAIQTAIQAGVKCIEHGQLIDEPTARLIAEKGVWLSIQPFLDDEDANPYPEGSESRRKQLQVSEGTDIAYGLAKQYNIKTAWGTDVLYDPAKAARRGRLLSKMVRWYTPAEVLKMATHDNAELLAMSGPRNPYPGKLGVVEEGALADLLLVNGNPLENIRLIENPAQNFVVIMKDGKIYKNLLS